CTCTGCTTTCTTATTTAAGTAATCCTGATATAGATACATTAATTCTTTATCAAAAAGAGGTCTCTTTAACTCTACAGCTAAAGCTCTAACAGATTTAAGTAGTTCTGTTGCTTCTTCCTCACTTAGTTGAATTCCATATTCGGAAAATTTTCTAATTAAAGCATGGGTTCCTGAATGTTTACCTATTACTATCTGTCTTTCTCCTCCTACCTCTTCGGGAGAAAAGACCTCATAAGTTTTTGGATATTTTAAAACTCCATCTGCATGGATTCCAGATTCATGAGCAAAAATGTTCTTTCCTACAATTGTTTTATTTAGTGGAAGCTCTCTTGCAGATGCTTTTGCAACATATTCACAAATTTCTTTAAGTTTAAAGGTTTTTATATCTAAATCTACATTATAGATATATTTTAAAGCCATAACTACTTCTTCTAAAGCAGCATTTCCAGCTCTTTCTCCTAATCCGTTTACTGTTACTCCTACATAAGTTGCTCCTGCCTTAACTCCTGCTAAGGCATTAGCTGTAGCCATACCAAAATCATTATGAGTGTGCATTTCTACAGGAATTCCAACTTCATCTATTATTTTTTTCACAATCTCGTAAGTGGTAAAGGGTTCTAAAATACCTACAGTATCACAAAATCTTAGTCTATCCGCCCCTGCTTGTTTTGCCAGTCTTGCAAATTCTAATAGAAAGTCTAGATCAGTTCTTGATGCATCTTCTGCATTTACAGAGACATATACTCCATGTTTTTTAGCAAATTCACAAGCCTTTACCATGTTTTCTAATACCCATTCTCTTGTTTTTCTTAATTTATACTTTATGTGAATATCAGAAGTAGAAATGGAGATTGCTACTGCATCAACCCCACATCTTAAAGAAGCTTCAATATCGCTAATAACAGCCCTATTCCATCCCATAATACTTGCTTTAAGTCCAGATTTTACAATTGCCTTTATTGCTTCTTCTTCATCACCACCCATGACTGGAATTCCAGCCTCAATTTGATGTACTCCTAATTCATCTAACATTTTAGCGATCTGTACCTTTTCAGTTTTAGAGAATACTACACCTGCTGTTTGTTCTCCATCTCTTAATGTAGTATCTACTATTTTTATATCTTCTTTTTTCATATTCTTACCTCCCTAAGGTTTTTAAAAAAGAAAGAGGTGCTTTGGAAATACTCCAAAGCACCTTCGCTTTTTCTCCATAAAATTTTATTTTTATGGAATTATTATATCACATTTTTACCATTTCCAAACCAAATTTCCATTAATATCCTTCATTTTTCCCATAATAATAGTTATAAGATCAATTAATACCCATATTATTAAGGGAATAAAAAGATACCAATAAAACATCTTTAGAGTTATAGATAATACTATCCACATGAATCCAATAAATAGCATAAGAAGTCCTGTTCCAATCTTTCCTATATAGAATCTATGGGCTCCAAATATTCCAAGAAAAATACAAAGAAGAAGGGCAATTTTTCTTGATTTATCAGAGAATCCCCTTGCCATAGGACTCCTCCTTAATTTTAAATTTTTTGTGAGTATAACATATTTCTCCTTTGACAAAAAGAGGTTAAATATATTATGATTATTCTAATACTTATGTTTGAAGAAAAAGATAAAGAAATAACTGTGTCTTTGTTTGATATAATATTTTCTTTATCAAGTACCATGGATCTAGTAAGTCCTGAGATTGTGACCCATTCTCAGAGAGTAGCTTATATCTCTTATAGTATAGCAAAAGAACTAGGATATTCTTGGGATAAAATATACGACCTTATATTGGCAGGAATGCTTCATGATTTTGGACTTTTATCTTATAAAGATATATTATCCGAAAGAGAGTTTGAATTTGACTTTATAAGCAAAACTCCACATTCCCATTCTTTTCTTACCTAC
This genomic window from Dictyoglomus sp. contains:
- the nifV gene encoding homocitrate synthase, with translation MKKEDIKIVDTTLRDGEQTAGVVFSKTEKVQIAKMLDELGVHQIEAGIPVMGGDEEEAIKAIVKSGLKASIMGWNRAVISDIEASLRCGVDAVAISISTSDIHIKYKLRKTREWVLENMVKACEFAKKHGVYVSVNAEDASRTDLDFLLEFARLAKQAGADRLRFCDTVGILEPFTTYEIVKKIIDEVGIPVEMHTHNDFGMATANALAGVKAGATYVGVTVNGLGERAGNAALEEVVMALKYIYNVDLDIKTFKLKEICEYVAKASARELPLNKTIVGKNIFAHESGIHADGVLKYPKTYEVFSPEEVGGERQIVIGKHSGTHALIRKFSEYGIQLSEEEATELLKSVRALAVELKRPLFDKELMYLYQDYLNKKAETKGV
- a CDS encoding TM2 domain-containing protein; its protein translation is MARGFSDKSRKIALLLCIFLGIFGAHRFYIGKIGTGLLMLFIGFMWIVLSITLKMFYWYLFIPLIIWVLIDLITIIMGKMKDINGNLVWKW